Proteins encoded within one genomic window of Rossellomorea vietnamensis:
- a CDS encoding GNAT family N-acetyltransferase: protein MKTTLQQVKIVEYHEGLAKGIAKMWNESRENWGGDSTVTTEQDVKDKEESSTNLHLFLAMVGDEVAGYCGLSEYREDVGALYIPLLNVHPKYQGLKIGKQLVLKAIEKTVELQWPRLDLFTWPGNTKAVPLYKKCGFFWEDRDDTVHLMNFIPMVLQLDLLKPFFEKHDWYQTSQRLIEVKPDALKVNEHTYYEYKWEADEEFVRIQFERTGRGIRLIETQDYLVQMNVPEFKLLENEDHYVSYHVENRSKEPIEVSIKGVSSSIAEHDFEDTFQVENKWIRDYTAKVSMPQSDPGPWKTHPTIGAEININNQALQLEMGVYPKQAGKVNVRSVKKNWRPHSKGIVYLDLESQVGEDTTWTVKLPENKVISWEESEVNERIGANGRVSIPIPVQLLKNGFLSEEIIVEVNWEDGHISPFTTTLKFAFPGFGAKFGGETDEHWFGYNGPHYVEIEKRNHMVKIGSTAFTRDPISFFTPKLGKPYSEEFSKKEASSIEFIELPEALVVKTSLISAAFPSILLNSYFKIYGEGLVEVKHEVVNTGDQEKKKLSLLQPVFTSLEGLSVPQNEGVLKCNESLVPFVEYIDDKAISERWLFLEASIGDTIGLSWPENAIARKDDWRMGLEYDIDLIPAHEELCLGPIQVGINTSKHWSKWREFIVGDETERKELPLYTFGKANGDVVSTIGALEEYSFNSMMTPYIQGTLTVGHEGGTLVKEVLKDDALTQVTVELEHNSPGVKWISGDFSSKSQTARVDSLQFVKGKNDVKIGQHDGIWSVDNGVVSFKASSDYYPGIYSLSLNGREALHHQYPTPGPRAWWNPWGGGIAYSFRNISAYSMLKEKTTIDSVTKVDHNGQRWSGLCLTTEFKQHEKMKGVILRQYALTLPEVPVLTVYAEIHQHSGQTIEKELLDLDAFFKLGETLQTSYITLPTEGIFHKYYGGAEEFVLRDTPFVVLGSDEREEMITFVHPANRKMSEAYINQDALLVASTKEWSAPTGEIIKVDPSILFYGELKDPQSIKALHKIKFS from the coding sequence ATGAAGACAACGCTTCAGCAAGTGAAAATCGTAGAATATCATGAAGGATTAGCAAAAGGAATCGCCAAAATGTGGAATGAAAGCCGGGAAAACTGGGGCGGGGATTCCACCGTTACAACAGAACAGGATGTTAAGGACAAGGAAGAGAGTTCCACCAATCTTCATTTATTTTTAGCCATGGTAGGGGACGAGGTTGCAGGATACTGCGGACTTTCCGAATATCGTGAGGATGTCGGTGCATTATACATTCCGTTACTGAATGTCCACCCTAAGTATCAAGGGTTGAAGATAGGCAAACAGCTTGTCTTAAAAGCGATTGAGAAAACGGTGGAATTACAATGGCCACGACTAGACTTGTTTACCTGGCCTGGAAATACAAAAGCTGTGCCACTTTATAAAAAATGTGGATTTTTCTGGGAAGACCGTGATGATACCGTTCATTTAATGAATTTCATCCCAATGGTGCTTCAACTCGATCTGTTGAAGCCTTTTTTTGAGAAACATGATTGGTATCAGACGAGTCAGCGTTTAATTGAAGTCAAACCGGATGCTCTAAAGGTTAATGAACACACGTATTATGAATACAAGTGGGAAGCAGATGAAGAGTTTGTCCGCATTCAATTTGAACGAACAGGACGAGGCATTCGTTTAATTGAAACACAGGATTATTTAGTTCAAATGAACGTACCGGAATTCAAACTTCTGGAAAATGAAGACCATTATGTAAGCTATCATGTTGAAAATCGCAGCAAAGAACCGATTGAAGTTTCAATAAAAGGTGTTTCCTCATCGATAGCTGAACATGATTTCGAAGATACCTTTCAGGTCGAAAACAAATGGATCAGGGATTATACTGCCAAGGTTTCTATGCCTCAAAGTGACCCAGGTCCATGGAAAACCCACCCCACGATAGGGGCTGAAATCAACATAAATAATCAAGCCCTTCAGCTGGAAATGGGGGTATACCCTAAGCAGGCAGGCAAAGTGAACGTAAGATCTGTTAAAAAGAATTGGAGACCTCACAGTAAGGGAATCGTTTATCTCGACCTCGAAAGTCAGGTGGGCGAAGATACCACTTGGACAGTCAAATTGCCTGAGAATAAAGTGATTTCCTGGGAAGAATCTGAGGTGAACGAGAGAATAGGCGCAAATGGGAGAGTTTCCATCCCGATCCCTGTGCAACTGTTAAAAAATGGGTTTTTATCCGAAGAAATTATTGTAGAGGTCAACTGGGAAGACGGACACATCTCTCCCTTTACGACTACATTGAAATTTGCATTTCCCGGGTTCGGGGCAAAATTCGGCGGAGAAACAGACGAGCACTGGTTTGGATATAATGGACCGCACTATGTAGAGATCGAAAAAAGAAATCATATGGTGAAAATCGGCTCCACTGCTTTCACCAGGGATCCCATTTCCTTTTTCACTCCCAAATTGGGAAAACCATATAGCGAAGAGTTTTCAAAAAAAGAAGCCTCATCCATTGAATTCATCGAGTTACCTGAGGCATTGGTTGTGAAAACATCACTCATATCAGCAGCCTTTCCTTCCATACTACTCAATTCATATTTCAAGATATATGGAGAGGGATTAGTGGAAGTCAAGCACGAGGTTGTCAATACAGGAGATCAGGAAAAGAAGAAGCTTTCTTTGCTTCAGCCGGTGTTCACTAGTCTGGAAGGGTTGTCAGTACCTCAGAATGAAGGGGTCTTGAAGTGTAATGAGTCCCTGGTTCCATTCGTCGAGTATATTGATGATAAAGCTATTTCAGAGCGATGGTTGTTTCTCGAAGCATCAATAGGGGATACAATCGGTTTATCCTGGCCTGAGAATGCCATTGCCAGAAAAGATGATTGGCGAATGGGTTTGGAATATGATATTGATTTGATTCCTGCACATGAGGAGCTATGTTTAGGTCCGATCCAGGTTGGGATCAACACTTCAAAACACTGGTCGAAGTGGCGTGAATTCATTGTAGGGGATGAAACCGAGCGGAAGGAACTCCCTCTTTATACTTTTGGAAAAGCAAATGGAGATGTTGTTTCTACTATCGGTGCCCTAGAGGAATATTCATTCAATTCCATGATGACGCCTTATATTCAGGGAACTTTAACTGTTGGGCACGAGGGTGGTACGCTTGTGAAAGAAGTATTAAAAGATGATGCTCTCACTCAAGTGACTGTGGAACTTGAACATAATTCCCCTGGAGTAAAATGGATCTCCGGAGATTTTTCATCTAAGAGTCAAACGGCGAGGGTGGATTCCTTGCAATTTGTTAAAGGAAAAAACGATGTGAAGATCGGACAACATGATGGTATTTGGTCTGTTGATAATGGGGTTGTGTCGTTTAAGGCCTCTTCTGATTATTATCCGGGCATTTATTCATTAAGTTTAAATGGAAGGGAAGCACTCCATCATCAATACCCGACCCCGGGACCCCGTGCCTGGTGGAACCCTTGGGGCGGTGGGATTGCATACTCCTTCCGAAATATCAGTGCGTATTCCATGCTGAAAGAGAAGACAACGATTGATTCAGTGACGAAGGTGGACCATAACGGTCAGCGTTGGTCAGGCCTCTGTTTAACAACAGAGTTTAAGCAGCATGAGAAAATGAAAGGCGTCATTCTTCGGCAATACGCCTTGACCCTGCCGGAAGTACCGGTGCTTACCGTTTATGCAGAAATTCATCAACATTCAGGGCAAACGATTGAGAAAGAATTACTCGATCTGGATGCTTTCTTCAAGCTGGGAGAAACGTTACAAACCAGTTACATTACACTTCCTACGGAAGGAATCTTTCATAAATACTATGGGGGAGCGGAAGAATTCGTCTTAAGGGATACACCGTTTGTCGTGTTGGGGTCTGACGAACGGGAAGAGATGATAACGTTTGTTCATCCTGCTAATAGAAAGATGTCAGAAGCGTATATTAACCAAGACGCGCTTTTAGTAGCATCCACTAAAGAGTGGTCTGCTCCCACAGGGGAAATCATAAAGGTAGATCCAAGTATTCTCTTCTACGGTGAACTGAAGGATCCCCAAAGCATTAAAGCATTACACAAGATCAAATTCAGTTAA
- a CDS encoding YqzG/YhdC family protein: MLLKLIRVVSIVLCLMVIPNLSSGDGTHILHAQQEIPSYAKWGSLAVRKTKERYPNAEIVDYLHIGKEYGTKISTEKFKLWLRQNGKEFGVFIDIQFETESEKLLDIKFRETDR; the protein is encoded by the coding sequence ATGCTTTTGAAATTGATCCGGGTAGTTTCAATTGTTCTTTGTTTGATGGTCATACCGAATTTGTCAAGCGGAGACGGTACTCATATTCTTCATGCCCAGCAGGAAATTCCGTCCTATGCCAAATGGGGAAGTCTGGCTGTGAGAAAAACGAAAGAAAGGTATCCGAATGCTGAGATCGTGGATTACCTTCACATTGGAAAAGAGTATGGAACGAAGATTTCAACCGAAAAGTTCAAGTTATGGTTAAGGCAGAATGGTAAAGAATTCGGAGTGTTTATTGATATTCAGTTTGAAACGGAAAGCGAAAAACTCCTTGATATTAAGTTTAGGGAAACGGATCGATAG
- a CDS encoding helix-turn-helix domain-containing protein produces the protein MNKRTWLTKLRKRKKMTQQEVAAKAFIERSYYAQIENGIRKPSAEVTIKLGQVLDFHASSFNLEENPFSIALQNAPVILAHCDTQLRYTWIFNTPDLIPEEHIGKTDVELDDNEGNRALMKLKEEVLIEKMPISRVITLPLPSGEISYNVYAHPLLNEDGAIIGVATASTEIHKDKPNEEI, from the coding sequence TTGAATAAAAGAACTTGGCTTACTAAGTTGAGAAAAAGGAAAAAGATGACCCAGCAGGAAGTAGCTGCAAAAGCCTTTATTGAAAGATCCTATTATGCCCAAATTGAAAATGGAATCCGGAAACCCAGTGCTGAAGTAACAATCAAGTTAGGTCAAGTGCTGGATTTTCATGCTTCAAGTTTTAACCTGGAGGAGAATCCATTTTCCATCGCCTTACAAAATGCCCCTGTCATACTGGCTCACTGTGATACACAATTACGGTATACATGGATTTTTAATACTCCTGACCTCATTCCCGAAGAACATATCGGAAAAACAGATGTGGAGCTGGATGATAATGAAGGGAATCGTGCCCTGATGAAACTGAAAGAAGAAGTATTGATTGAAAAAATGCCCATCAGTCGAGTCATTACCCTTCCGTTGCCATCTGGTGAGATCTCATACAATGTTTACGCTCACCCCCTTCTAAACGAGGATGGTGCCATTATTGGAGTTGCCACTGCTTCAACCGAAATACATAAGGACAAACCTAATGAAGAGATCTAA
- a CDS encoding STAS domain-containing protein: protein MPMKAVQDEDKYLDFINRIVESKSGLIQERENIDTSYSNIVEVSLRKWRGDSIEVLADALRMAKHLGNIEKWACSSVTLFKQLDVSLEVAINDLHYFRKMIGEVIKAEAIDQELSIETFYDLLSHFHSGVDRAIFRITIAYSHPLSDSISAELSIPIVKVTNSIAILPLIGDIDASRSKDLMERALTKGSAMGLHYLIIDLSGVTVVDTMVADQLFKVVAALKLAGIQAVLTGIRPEIAQTMVNLGIVITHIPTFASLHTALIHLQKSKSIHMG from the coding sequence ATGCCGATGAAGGCCGTTCAGGACGAAGATAAATATCTAGATTTCATTAATCGTATCGTCGAGTCAAAATCAGGGCTGATACAGGAAAGAGAGAATATAGACACTTCCTATTCAAATATTGTCGAAGTATCCCTTAGAAAGTGGAGAGGCGATTCCATCGAGGTACTGGCTGATGCATTGCGAATGGCTAAGCATCTGGGAAACATCGAAAAGTGGGCTTGTTCTTCTGTTACGCTATTCAAGCAGCTGGACGTTTCTCTTGAAGTCGCGATAAACGATCTGCATTACTTTCGCAAAATGATCGGAGAAGTGATTAAAGCAGAGGCGATCGATCAAGAGCTGTCGATTGAAACGTTCTACGATTTACTTTCTCACTTTCATTCAGGGGTGGACCGGGCCATTTTTCGAATCACGATCGCTTATTCTCACCCCCTTTCGGATTCGATCAGTGCTGAACTGTCCATCCCCATCGTAAAGGTGACCAATTCGATTGCCATTCTTCCACTCATTGGAGACATTGATGCCTCACGATCGAAAGATTTAATGGAAAGGGCCCTCACAAAAGGGTCAGCAATGGGTTTACACTATCTGATCATTGATCTATCGGGTGTTACGGTTGTTGACACGATGGTTGCAGACCAATTATTTAAAGTGGTGGCCGCCCTTAAACTAGCCGGAATTCAGGCAGTTTTGACAGGGATCCGACCAGAAATTGCCCAAACCATGGTTAATCTGGGAATTGTTATCACGCATATCCCAACATTCGCCAGTCTCCATACAGCCCTCATACATTTACAAAAGAGCAAGAGCATCCATATGGGTTAG
- a CDS encoding DUF3231 family protein — translation MTVKKALCSSELATLWMTYQQKTMTQRILEYFIEKADDEEAKHILVDTHTNVKEYVGRLTSLFEEEGCVIPAGFNEEDVNPGVPKLFDHHFDIVFLRQLKAISMGLHTLHLNMSYRKNLIILYKGLTGFTQSVYEKCMDYLREKDVLPGPPAVTLPKSIEFAQSPNYMDGFNIFSDKRALNTVEVAYLYFGIESNTLGMQMMTGFAQVANESEVKKYFIKGKELSKKIVSDYSKVLLESDVQAPSTSGARATDSTVAPFSDKLMMYCTSLFTNFGLGSNALGTAFSLRSDLPVKLASTAKDILAYGHDGGKIMAKNGWMEQPPSMEDRNKLFK, via the coding sequence ATGACTGTTAAGAAAGCGTTATGTTCAAGTGAGCTTGCTACTTTATGGATGACATATCAACAAAAGACAATGACTCAGCGCATACTGGAGTATTTCATAGAGAAGGCGGACGATGAGGAAGCAAAACATATCCTGGTTGATACACATACAAATGTGAAAGAATACGTCGGAAGGCTCACCTCTTTATTCGAAGAGGAGGGATGTGTGATTCCAGCCGGGTTTAACGAAGAGGATGTCAATCCCGGAGTTCCTAAACTATTTGATCACCACTTCGATATCGTGTTTCTTAGGCAGCTTAAAGCCATCAGTATGGGTTTACATACGTTACACCTCAATATGTCATACCGGAAAAATCTCATCATCTTATACAAAGGGTTGACAGGCTTCACTCAATCTGTTTACGAAAAGTGCATGGACTACTTGCGGGAAAAGGATGTTTTACCCGGGCCTCCTGCTGTGACACTCCCAAAATCCATCGAATTTGCTCAAAGTCCTAATTATATGGATGGTTTCAATATCTTTTCGGATAAAAGGGCGTTGAATACGGTTGAAGTTGCCTACCTTTATTTTGGGATTGAATCAAATACGTTAGGAATGCAGATGATGACGGGCTTTGCCCAGGTGGCAAATGAATCGGAAGTGAAGAAATACTTCATTAAAGGAAAAGAATTATCAAAGAAAATCGTAAGCGACTATTCTAAAGTGCTGCTGGAAAGTGATGTCCAAGCCCCTTCTACATCCGGAGCGAGAGCAACCGATTCAACGGTTGCGCCTTTTTCAGATAAGCTCATGATGTATTGCACCTCCCTTTTCACTAATTTCGGTTTGGGGAGCAATGCCCTGGGAACTGCTTTCAGCTTACGCAGCGATCTTCCAGTCAAGCTGGCTTCGACTGCAAAGGACATCTTAGCTTATGGACATGACGGAGGTAAAATAATGGCAAAGAACGGTTGGATGGAACAGCCTCCAAGTATGGAGGATCGAAATAAGCTATTTAAATAG
- a CDS encoding serine hydrolase, with protein MAVELPTHSFHIDGDRSYSAASLIKIPILLEVFRQAQEGDISLSDKVTIPKEGRVGGAGVLVSLSDQLTLTIEDLVTLMIIVSDNTATNLLIDRLGSIAIQELCHTFKLKHTRLLRKMMDFEAMEHGVNNYTSALDIITCLKVLDIGKEYSQTSRGKMLYILGQQQFDTKLPSRMDQEKVYIGNKTGELPGIEHDCAIIKFREKTAYIAVLIDGLGETESGKDTIAQIGELIYDFLIKDNS; from the coding sequence GTGGCCGTTGAGCTTCCAACTCACTCCTTCCACATCGATGGGGACCGCTCTTATTCTGCTGCCAGCTTAATTAAGATCCCCATTTTACTCGAAGTTTTCCGTCAAGCACAGGAAGGGGACATTTCCCTTAGTGATAAAGTTACGATTCCTAAAGAGGGGAGAGTTGGCGGGGCTGGAGTTCTTGTATCACTTTCAGATCAACTTACCCTTACTATAGAGGACCTTGTTACTCTTATGATCATCGTTTCCGATAATACAGCCACAAATCTCCTTATCGATCGGCTTGGTTCGATTGCCATACAAGAGCTTTGCCATACATTTAAATTAAAGCATACCAGGCTTCTTAGGAAAATGATGGATTTCGAAGCAATGGAGCATGGGGTGAATAACTATACCTCGGCACTCGATATCATTACCTGTTTGAAGGTATTGGACATTGGTAAGGAATACAGTCAGACGAGCAGGGGGAAAATGCTTTATATTTTAGGGCAGCAACAATTTGATACCAAACTCCCATCGAGGATGGACCAGGAAAAGGTATATATCGGAAATAAGACAGGAGAATTGCCCGGGATTGAACATGATTGCGCCATTATCAAGTTCCGGGAGAAAACGGCTTATATAGCGGTACTTATCGATGGGCTAGGTGAAACCGAATCAGGGAAAGACACGATCGCTCAGATCGGGGAATTGATTTACGATTTTTTAATCAAAGATAACAGCTAA
- a CDS encoding ABC transporter ATP-binding protein yields the protein MTNHTLLEVKELKKYFHLEKGKTLKAVDGISFDIYKGETFGLVGESGCGKSTTGRTIIGLYDRTEGEVLYDGKNVHRFSEKEKQSFYRNMQMIFQDPYASLNPRSTVREIIAEPMEANNLFKDKRKQMERIYQLLEDVGLNRDHANRYPHEFSGGQRQRIGIARALALDPDFIIADEPISALDVSVQAQIVNLLTKLQKEKGLTFLFIAHDLSMVKHISNRIGVMYLGHIVELTESKELYKKPLHPYTQALLSAIPIPDPDVEDSRERMIIQGEIPSPINPPTGCVFRTRCPAAMEACATHKPKWQEVEEKHFVACHLYDKEITKEHDEVAVTK from the coding sequence ATGACAAATCATACGTTGCTTGAAGTGAAAGAATTGAAAAAGTACTTCCACCTGGAAAAAGGAAAGACATTGAAAGCTGTGGACGGTATTTCATTTGATATTTACAAGGGAGAGACCTTCGGATTAGTGGGGGAATCCGGTTGTGGAAAGTCCACGACCGGTCGCACCATTATCGGATTGTACGACCGGACTGAAGGTGAGGTCTTATATGATGGTAAAAACGTGCACAGGTTTTCCGAAAAGGAAAAACAATCATTTTATCGGAATATGCAGATGATCTTCCAAGACCCATATGCTTCTCTGAACCCCCGCTCTACCGTAAGGGAAATCATAGCTGAACCTATGGAGGCAAACAACTTATTCAAGGATAAAAGAAAGCAGATGGAACGCATCTATCAACTTCTGGAGGACGTAGGGCTTAATCGTGATCATGCCAATCGTTATCCCCACGAATTCAGTGGGGGGCAGCGTCAACGTATTGGCATCGCAAGGGCACTTGCACTTGATCCGGATTTCATTATTGCAGACGAGCCAATTTCTGCACTTGATGTTTCTGTACAGGCACAAATTGTAAACTTATTAACGAAACTGCAAAAAGAAAAGGGCTTGACCTTTCTATTTATTGCACATGACCTTTCGATGGTCAAACATATCAGTAACCGTATAGGTGTGATGTATCTAGGTCATATCGTTGAACTTACCGAGAGTAAAGAGTTATATAAGAAACCTCTTCACCCCTATACTCAGGCATTGCTTTCCGCGATCCCGATTCCCGATCCGGATGTGGAGGATTCACGTGAAAGGATGATCATACAGGGGGAAATTCCAAGTCCGATCAATCCCCCGACTGGCTGTGTGTTCAGAACCCGCTGTCCGGCAGCGATGGAAGCGTGTGCCACCCATAAACCTAAATGGCAGGAAGTAGAGGAAAAGCATTTTGTAGCTTGTCACCTTTACGACAAGGAAATCACTAAAGAACATGACGAAGTGGCAGTCACTAAGTAA